The proteins below are encoded in one region of Segatella copri:
- a CDS encoding UpxY family transcription antiterminator, translating into MEDSANQPLMADASLYNGQPTDTGSSCPSARLTSCTPSIQNNKDGVSVENVLDANKQWFVLRVSYGRIIKAKAFIEAKGLECYVPLRYKEVRKHGKKRIITEPLLSSFLFVYATAEQVETLLHDNRVVANESRALLSYYFDHTIHCPDNPDYNPPLTIRDNAMSNFIKLTSIKNSHIIPVTTGIIKFKLGDEVVVTEGEFKDIHGRVARIAGQQRVVVEIFDECFVATAYIPKNAVKLYVEY; encoded by the coding sequence ATGGAAGATTCTGCCAATCAGCCTCTTATGGCTGATGCTTCATTGTATAATGGGCAACCTACTGACACAGGTTCATCGTGTCCAAGTGCAAGACTTACCTCTTGTACGCCCTCCATCCAAAATAACAAGGATGGGGTGTCGGTAGAGAACGTGCTTGATGCAAACAAGCAATGGTTCGTGCTACGAGTTTCGTATGGGCGAATCATCAAGGCAAAAGCATTTATTGAAGCTAAAGGATTGGAATGCTATGTTCCTTTGCGATATAAAGAGGTAAGGAAGCATGGGAAGAAGAGAATCATTACAGAGCCTCTACTCTCCTCATTCCTCTTTGTTTATGCTACAGCAGAACAAGTAGAAACCTTGCTTCACGACAATAGGGTTGTTGCAAATGAAAGCAGAGCCTTGCTCAGCTATTACTTTGATCACACAATTCATTGTCCAGACAATCCTGATTACAATCCTCCACTCACCATCCGAGATAATGCGATGAGCAACTTCATCAAACTCACATCCATTAAGAATTCGCATATAATTCCTGTAACAACTGGTATTATCAAGTTTAAATTGGGTGATGAGGTCGTAGTGACAGAAGGTGAATTCAAAGATATTCATGGCAGAGTGGCAAGGATTGCAGGACAACAGAGGGTGGTTGTTGAAATATTTGACGAATGCTTTGTGGCAACAGCTTACATACCGAAGAATGCCGTAAAATTGTATGTTGAATATTAA